In Streptomyces sp. NBC_00569, a single genomic region encodes these proteins:
- a CDS encoding aspartate aminotransferase family protein, translated as MTPQPNPQVGAAVKAADRAHVFHSWSAQELIDPLAVAGAEGSYFWDYDGNRYLDFTSGLVFTNIGYQHPKVVAAIQEQAASLTTFAPAFAVEARSEAARLIAERTPGDLDKIFFTNGGAEAVENATRMARLHTGRPKVLSAYRSYHGATSTAINLTGDPRRWPSDQGAAGVVHFWAPFLYRSPFYSETEQQECERALQHLEDTIAFEGPATIAAIILETVPGTAGIMTPPPGYLQGVRELCDRHGIVFILDEVMAGFGRTGKWFAADHYDVVPDLMTFAKGVNSGYVPLGGVAISGAIADTFGKRPYPGGLTYSGHPLACAAAVATINVMEEERVVENAAHLGETLIGPALRELAERHPSVGEVRGLGMFWALELVKDKATREPLTPYNAAGAANAPMAAFGAAAKKNGLWPFINMNRTHVVPPCNVTEAEAKEGLAALDEALTVADGYTA; from the coding sequence ATGACCCCTCAGCCGAATCCCCAGGTCGGCGCCGCCGTCAAGGCCGCGGACCGTGCGCACGTGTTCCACTCCTGGTCCGCACAGGAGCTCATCGACCCGCTCGCCGTCGCCGGCGCCGAAGGCTCGTACTTCTGGGACTACGACGGCAACCGCTACCTCGACTTCACCTCCGGCCTCGTCTTCACGAACATCGGGTACCAGCACCCGAAGGTCGTCGCCGCGATCCAGGAGCAGGCCGCCTCCCTCACGACCTTCGCGCCCGCGTTCGCCGTCGAGGCCCGCTCCGAGGCCGCACGCCTCATCGCCGAGCGGACCCCCGGCGACCTGGACAAGATCTTCTTCACCAACGGCGGCGCCGAGGCGGTGGAGAACGCCACCCGCATGGCCCGTCTGCACACGGGCCGCCCCAAGGTGCTCTCCGCCTACCGCTCGTACCACGGCGCCACCTCCACCGCGATCAACCTGACCGGCGACCCGCGCCGCTGGCCGAGCGACCAGGGCGCGGCGGGCGTCGTCCACTTCTGGGCGCCGTTCCTGTACCGCTCCCCGTTCTACTCGGAGACCGAGCAGCAGGAGTGCGAGCGCGCACTCCAGCACCTCGAGGACACCATCGCCTTCGAGGGCCCGGCCACGATCGCCGCGATCATCCTGGAGACCGTGCCCGGCACCGCCGGCATCATGACGCCGCCGCCCGGCTACCTCCAGGGCGTGCGCGAGCTGTGCGACCGGCACGGCATCGTCTTCATCCTCGACGAGGTCATGGCGGGCTTCGGGCGCACCGGCAAGTGGTTCGCCGCGGACCACTACGACGTCGTGCCCGACCTGATGACCTTCGCCAAGGGCGTGAACTCGGGCTACGTCCCGCTCGGCGGCGTCGCCATCTCCGGCGCCATAGCCGACACGTTCGGCAAGCGCCCCTACCCGGGCGGCCTCACCTACTCCGGGCACCCGCTGGCCTGCGCCGCGGCCGTCGCCACCATCAACGTCATGGAGGAGGAGCGCGTCGTCGAGAACGCCGCCCACCTCGGCGAGACGCTGATCGGCCCGGCGCTGCGCGAGCTGGCCGAGCGCCACCCGTCGGTGGGCGAGGTCCGCGGACTCGGCATGTTCTGGGCCCTGGAGCTGGTGAAGGACAAGGCCACCCGTGAGCCGCTGACCCCGTACAACGCGGCGGGTGCGGCGAACGCGCCGATGGCCGCCTTCGGCGCCGCCGCCAAGAAGAACGGCCTGTGGCCCTTCATCAACATGAACCGCACCCACGTGGTCCCGCCGTGCAACGTCACGGAGGCCGAGGCCAAGGAGGGTCTCGCCGCCCTCGACGAGGCGCTGACCGTGGCGGACGGATACACGGCGTAG
- a CDS encoding VTC domain-containing protein, with translation MLNRTPVAVRALARAALAARPVGLDGTDAEAPLLRHHGHSYIVPVELFQDFAALLTDPRRPGGPYRALSVGGRRWFGYRSTHYDTPALRTFHDHAQERAPRFGIRERLYEDSGKRQLELKVRCADGGTVKHRTLLGEGDHPLDDTRRAFVSGLLRGTYGIGAPQELAARVVTEYRRATFVADGQRLTCDAGLVVRDASRGRAVRADGGSVLVETKAGAPGRPTDADRLLARFGVAPVAFGKYCGGLAALRPELAAGPWDDAVRTLFPGAVPPGEGDSVSR, from the coding sequence GTGCTGAACAGGACGCCAGTCGCCGTCCGCGCCCTCGCGCGCGCCGCGCTCGCCGCCCGCCCCGTCGGACTCGACGGGACCGACGCCGAGGCCCCGCTGCTGCGCCACCACGGCCACAGCTATATCGTTCCCGTCGAGCTCTTCCAGGACTTCGCCGCCCTGCTCACCGACCCCCGCAGGCCGGGCGGCCCCTACCGCGCCCTGTCCGTCGGCGGTCGCCGCTGGTTCGGATACCGCTCGACGCACTACGACACCCCCGCCCTGCGCACGTTCCACGACCACGCGCAGGAACGCGCGCCCCGCTTCGGCATCAGGGAGCGGCTCTACGAGGACAGCGGGAAGCGGCAGTTGGAGCTCAAGGTGCGCTGCGCGGACGGCGGGACGGTCAAGCACCGCACCCTCCTGGGCGAGGGCGACCACCCCCTCGACGACACCCGGCGCGCCTTCGTCAGCGGCCTCCTGCGCGGCACGTACGGCATCGGGGCGCCGCAGGAGCTGGCCGCCCGCGTCGTCACCGAGTACCGGCGCGCGACGTTCGTGGCCGACGGGCAGCGGCTCACCTGCGACGCGGGGCTCGTCGTGCGTGACGCGTCGCGGGGGCGCGCGGTGCGGGCAGACGGCGGGTCCGTGCTCGTGGAGACCAAGGCGGGCGCGCCGGGGCGGCCGACGGACGCGGACCGGCTCCTCGCCCGGTTCGGGGTGGCGCCCGTCGCGTTCGGCAAGTACTGCGGGGGGCTCGCCGCGCTGCGGCCCGAGCTGGCGGCCGGACCGTGGGACGACGCGGTGCGGACGCTGTTCCCCGGGGCGGTGCCTCCGGGCGAGGGCGACAGTGTGTCGCGTTAG
- a CDS encoding DJ-1/PfpI family protein — protein sequence MTAGRAEKPVHLAVYDTLADWESGHATAHLARGGYGIRTVALDSGRAVTTIGGVRVQPDLALDDLRPEDSSLLILTGADLWDAGDDLAPFARKARAFLDAGVPVAAICGATAGLAREGLLDDRAHTSAAPMYLDATGYKGGERYVDADAVTDGGLITAGPTEPVAFAREVLGGLGVFEGELLDAWYRLFHDSDVTAYAILQGAQE from the coding sequence ATGACCGCCGGCCGCGCCGAGAAGCCCGTACACCTCGCCGTCTACGACACGCTCGCCGACTGGGAGTCGGGGCACGCCACCGCGCACCTGGCCCGTGGCGGTTACGGGATCCGCACCGTCGCGCTCGACTCCGGGCGGGCCGTCACCACCATCGGCGGCGTGCGCGTCCAGCCCGATCTCGCCCTCGACGACCTGCGCCCCGAGGACAGCTCGCTGCTGATCCTCACCGGCGCCGACCTCTGGGACGCCGGTGACGACCTCGCGCCCTTCGCCCGCAAGGCCCGTGCCTTCCTCGACGCGGGAGTGCCGGTCGCCGCGATCTGCGGGGCCACCGCCGGACTCGCCCGCGAGGGCCTGCTCGACGACCGGGCGCACACCAGCGCCGCCCCCATGTACCTCGACGCCACCGGCTACAAGGGCGGCGAGCGCTACGTCGACGCGGACGCCGTGACCGACGGCGGCCTGATCACCGCCGGGCCGACCGAACCGGTCGCGTTCGCGCGCGAAGTCCTCGGCGGGCTCGGGGTGTTCGAGGGCGAGCTGCTCGACGCCTGGTACCGCCTGTTCCACGACTCGGACGTGACGGCGTACGCGATCCTCCAGGGAGCGCAGGAGTGA
- a CDS encoding MarR family winged helix-turn-helix transcriptional regulator — MSRARQDLLSRTALGVFRLNGQFLSVSEELSRPAGLTAARWQVLGAVLTEPLPVAGIARVMGITRQSVQRVADLLVTQGLAAYEPNPAHRRAKLLAPTEEGRAAVARIGPGHAALADRLAAALGEDELAATVRTLERLSAALDEVMDHPGGHPTAHPVTEP; from the coding sequence GTGAGCAGGGCGCGCCAGGACCTGCTGAGCCGGACCGCGCTCGGCGTCTTCCGGCTCAACGGCCAGTTCCTGTCCGTCTCCGAGGAGCTTTCACGGCCCGCGGGACTCACCGCGGCCCGGTGGCAGGTGCTCGGCGCGGTCCTGACCGAGCCGCTGCCCGTCGCCGGCATCGCGCGCGTCATGGGCATCACCCGCCAGAGCGTGCAGCGCGTCGCCGACCTGCTCGTCACCCAGGGCCTCGCCGCGTACGAGCCGAACCCGGCCCACCGGCGCGCCAAACTCCTGGCCCCCACCGAGGAGGGCCGTGCGGCGGTCGCGCGGATCGGCCCCGGCCACGCGGCCCTCGCGGACCGGCTCGCGGCGGCACTCGGCGAGGACGAACTCGCCGCGACGGTGCGGACGCTCGAACGGCTGTCGGCGGCACTCGACGAGGTGATGGATCACCCCGGGGGTCACCCGACGGCCCACCCTGTTACGGAACCGTAG
- a CDS encoding serine/threonine-protein kinase, producing the protein MEKLGAGDPQRIGAYRLLARLGAGGMGQVYLARSDRGRTVAVKLVRQELAEQEEFRNRFRLEVRAARQVGGEWTAPVLDADTEADIPWVATGYVAGPSLQTVVSHDYGALPERSVRILAAGLTHALKDIHTAGLIHRDLKPSNVLVTIDGPRVIDFGIARALETVTDGGLTRTGALVGSPGFMAPEQVRGDRITPACDVFCLGSVLAYAASGALPFGTANSGVHALMFRIAQEEPDLEGLPEGLQELVRDCLHKEPSARPTLDQLLERTGAEDTLGDGGRTRDPWLPGALVAQLGRHAVQLLDTEDPDGATGATSGQPPSLSKETPAPATPAAPAAPAETGNGEPTPPPPGKPGAAPVNHLPTMVSPSGPPAPALPPAAPPASAAYGYPHPHPQAPVYGYPQQGAWGGTPPYGPAATPPYGPGVVPIGAPQPEPRRSGRSTAALIVVALVVALGAGGSVYALMKDDGKPASQSEDSKQPTSGAPTSQGPSTAGPSSQDPGTSQPAESSEPPAGGDVPAEFLGTWTASIDNATGHNTRRLDIGQGGPGDTVLSMTADGPLKGGGTYHCVFQGTLVSASGGTLHIGATDVVSGPAGSCSPGKPSTVEVLSSGELRRTMNNGDELTYSKGG; encoded by the coding sequence ATGGAGAAGCTGGGGGCGGGAGATCCGCAGCGCATCGGTGCGTACCGGCTGCTGGCGCGGCTCGGGGCGGGCGGGATGGGCCAGGTCTATCTGGCGCGTTCGGACCGCGGGCGCACGGTCGCGGTCAAGCTGGTACGCCAGGAGCTCGCCGAGCAGGAGGAGTTCAGGAACCGGTTCCGGCTCGAGGTGCGGGCCGCGCGACAGGTCGGCGGGGAGTGGACCGCGCCGGTCCTCGACGCGGACACGGAGGCGGACATCCCCTGGGTGGCCACGGGTTACGTGGCGGGGCCCTCGCTCCAGACGGTCGTCTCGCACGACTACGGCGCGCTGCCCGAGCGCTCCGTGCGGATCCTCGCGGCGGGCCTCACGCACGCGCTCAAGGACATCCACACCGCGGGCCTCATCCACCGCGACCTGAAGCCGTCGAACGTCCTGGTGACGATCGACGGGCCCCGGGTCATCGACTTCGGTATCGCCCGCGCCCTGGAGACCGTGACGGACGGCGGCCTCACGAGAACGGGCGCCCTCGTGGGCTCGCCCGGCTTCATGGCCCCCGAGCAGGTGCGCGGCGACCGGATCACCCCGGCCTGCGATGTGTTCTGCCTCGGCTCGGTCCTCGCCTACGCGGCGTCGGGCGCGCTCCCGTTCGGCACGGCCAACAGCGGGGTGCACGCCCTGATGTTCCGTATCGCCCAAGAGGAACCCGACCTCGAAGGGCTCCCGGAGGGCCTCCAGGAACTCGTACGGGACTGTCTGCACAAGGAGCCCTCGGCCCGGCCGACCCTGGACCAGCTTCTGGAGCGGACCGGCGCCGAGGACACGCTCGGCGACGGCGGACGCACACGTGACCCGTGGCTGCCGGGCGCCCTCGTGGCCCAACTGGGTCGTCACGCGGTGCAGTTGCTGGACACGGAGGACCCCGACGGCGCGACCGGGGCGACCTCCGGGCAGCCGCCCAGCCTCTCCAAGGAGACGCCCGCACCCGCCACGCCCGCCGCTCCCGCAGCGCCCGCAGAGACCGGGAACGGCGAGCCGACCCCTCCCCCGCCCGGCAAGCCCGGCGCCGCGCCCGTCAACCACCTCCCGACGATGGTCTCCCCCTCCGGCCCGCCGGCCCCCGCGCTCCCGCCGGCGGCCCCGCCCGCCTCCGCCGCGTACGGGTATCCGCATCCGCACCCCCAGGCACCCGTCTACGGCTATCCGCAGCAGGGCGCCTGGGGCGGGACGCCGCCCTACGGCCCCGCCGCCACACCGCCGTACGGCCCCGGCGTCGTCCCCATCGGCGCGCCGCAGCCGGAGCCGCGGCGCAGCGGGCGCTCCACGGCCGCGCTGATCGTGGTGGCGCTCGTCGTGGCGCTCGGCGCGGGCGGCTCGGTGTACGCGCTGATGAAGGACGACGGCAAGCCGGCCTCCCAGAGCGAGGACTCCAAGCAGCCGACGTCCGGTGCGCCCACGAGCCAGGGACCCTCGACGGCCGGCCCCAGTTCGCAGGACCCCGGGACCTCGCAGCCGGCCGAGTCCTCCGAACCGCCCGCGGGCGGGGACGTGCCCGCCGAGTTCCTCGGCACCTGGACCGCCTCGATCGACAATGCCACGGGCCACAACACCCGCCGTCTGGACATCGGGCAGGGCGGCCCCGGGGACACGGTCCTGTCGATGACGGCGGACGGACCGCTCAAGGGGGGCGGCACGTACCACTGCGTGTTCCAGGGCACGCTGGTGTCGGCCTCCGGCGGGACGCTGCACATCGGCGCCACCGACGTCGTCTCCGGCCCCGCCGGTTCGTGCAGTCCGGGCAAGCCGAGCACGGTCGAGGTGCTCTCGTCGGGCGAGCTGCGCCGCACGATGAACAACGGCGACGAGCTGACGTACAGCAAGGGCGGCTGA
- a CDS encoding substrate-binding domain-containing protein — MSWFDVDVVMGGAGVLIGIASIAAPVWIDRRAPRRKRIGYRKQMDTVIGGSNRAGASNVRLGLFDEMPEMSDATLVLLRIENDGSVPIGRDDYTDSSPHHGLTAVFEDRTVRGVAVTLPPEAEHLMGHFDQGPGLVSSGSALRIPRVPLNPGAYYKLLVLLTGGPVDSDTTVQGDVEGGELHENHSVTPDEKPPVFGFWARRVTGLLSAFVIALAALALWPDTPPPPDYCEKGPLTVTGSTAFAPVAEELKQKYEEHCPDVTITVSAHGSQTGVRELALGGAQGTGAAGQPAKGSPAVVAFSDGPRPASYTQLSENHVAVSLFTLVVNDRVRLRNLRVADVRRLYRGEIRSWAQLGGPDLPVVLVSRTSGSGTRRALQDRVLAGGEEPRTSSDDCTNRTVRSEPVLRCELDSTDQVLDAVARIPGALGYSELRAATELKGLHRLSLDGHAPDIDHIESSGYPYREIEFAYTYGRPPADSLASSFLAYAIRGPGQDVVRTHGHLPCGTPVGLRICGKE; from the coding sequence ATGAGCTGGTTCGATGTCGACGTCGTCATGGGTGGCGCCGGTGTGCTCATCGGCATCGCGTCCATCGCCGCGCCGGTGTGGATCGACCGACGCGCGCCGCGCCGCAAACGCATCGGCTACCGCAAGCAGATGGACACCGTCATAGGCGGCAGCAACCGCGCGGGCGCCAGCAACGTACGGCTCGGACTCTTCGACGAGATGCCCGAGATGTCGGACGCGACGCTCGTCCTGCTGCGCATCGAGAACGACGGCTCGGTGCCCATCGGCCGGGACGACTACACGGACTCGTCACCGCACCACGGCCTGACCGCCGTGTTCGAGGACCGCACCGTCCGGGGCGTGGCCGTCACGCTGCCGCCCGAGGCGGAGCACCTGATGGGCCACTTCGACCAGGGTCCGGGACTGGTCAGTTCGGGCAGCGCACTGCGCATCCCGCGGGTGCCGCTCAACCCCGGCGCGTACTACAAGCTCCTCGTCCTGCTCACCGGCGGACCGGTCGACAGCGACACCACCGTCCAGGGCGATGTCGAGGGCGGTGAACTGCACGAGAACCACAGCGTCACGCCCGACGAGAAGCCCCCCGTGTTCGGCTTCTGGGCACGCCGGGTGACCGGCCTCCTGAGCGCCTTCGTCATCGCGCTCGCGGCCCTCGCCCTGTGGCCCGACACCCCGCCGCCGCCCGACTACTGCGAGAAGGGCCCGCTCACGGTCACCGGCTCGACGGCGTTCGCTCCGGTCGCCGAGGAGCTGAAGCAGAAGTACGAGGAGCACTGCCCCGACGTGACCATCACGGTCAGCGCCCACGGCAGCCAGACCGGCGTACGGGAACTCGCCCTCGGCGGCGCGCAGGGAACGGGCGCCGCCGGGCAGCCGGCCAAGGGATCACCGGCCGTGGTCGCCTTCTCCGACGGGCCGCGCCCCGCGAGCTACACCCAGCTCAGCGAGAACCACGTCGCCGTCTCCCTGTTCACCCTCGTCGTCAACGACCGGGTCCGGCTCAGGAACCTGCGGGTCGCCGACGTACGCCGCCTCTACCGCGGCGAGATCCGCTCCTGGGCCCAGCTCGGCGGACCCGACCTGCCCGTCGTCCTGGTCAGCCGCACCTCGGGCTCCGGCACCCGCCGCGCCCTCCAGGACCGGGTCCTCGCCGGCGGCGAGGAGCCCCGCACCTCGTCGGACGACTGCACCAACAGAACGGTGCGGTCGGAGCCCGTACTGCGCTGCGAACTCGACTCCACCGACCAGGTCCTGGACGCCGTCGCCCGCATCCCCGGGGCGCTCGGCTACAGCGAACTGCGCGCCGCCACCGAGCTGAAGGGCCTGCACCGTCTCTCCCTCGACGGCCACGCGCCGGACATCGACCACATCGAGTCGAGCGGCTACCCGTACCGCGAGATCGAGTTCGCCTACACCTACGGCCGCCCGCCCGCCGACTCCCTCGCCTCCAGCTTCCTGGCCTACGCGATCCGCGGCCCCGGCCAGGACGTCGTCCGCACCCACGGCCATCTGCCGTGCGGGACGCCCGTGGGGCTGCGGATCTGCGGAAAGGAGTGA
- a CDS encoding FG-GAP and VCBS repeat-containing protein, whose product MPKHKRTPAVRPGRGRIAAATAAAAALTGGLVSLSAGAASATPGASATQPHEADFNLDGYPDVAVSSPEASVSGHAKAGQITVFYGSASGISAAKRATLTQSSTGVPGTPESGDLFGYVTSPGDFNHDGFTDLAVGTPYEDMPGDTDGGTVTVLWGSSGGLKGGTTIADPAPSSHDRFGFDVAAGDFDGDGKTDLVTADTSKSVRVFKSGIAKSGTVGSVTAVTTPVRATSPYHLHKLTAGDVNADGKDDLVVSGNNATSDGDYLANYYLPGTASGPSATATALPGGIISDIGDINGDGFGDVVTGLTSDASNSEEQPGTSTGGDIHVTYGSATGPDGGTTVISQDTAGVPGTGEASDLFGWEVSVGDINGDGLSDIAIGTVAEDGAASGTGDSGAVTVLYGSASGVTGTGAQTFTQDTAGVPGSSEYQDAFGTDVLLSDFNADGRSDLAVGVSGENEGNGAVTVLKSSGGRITTTGAVSLSPSAVGVSTSGTPQFGSVFGG is encoded by the coding sequence ATGCCGAAGCACAAGCGCACCCCCGCCGTCAGACCGGGCCGTGGCCGCATCGCGGCCGCGACGGCCGCCGCGGCCGCACTCACCGGAGGCCTCGTCTCCCTGTCGGCCGGCGCCGCGTCGGCGACGCCCGGCGCCTCCGCCACCCAGCCGCACGAGGCCGACTTCAACCTCGACGGCTACCCGGACGTCGCCGTCTCCTCTCCCGAGGCGTCCGTCAGCGGCCACGCGAAGGCCGGGCAGATCACCGTGTTCTACGGTTCGGCGAGCGGGATCAGCGCCGCGAAGCGCGCCACCCTCACCCAGAGTTCCACGGGCGTGCCGGGCACGCCCGAGTCCGGCGACCTCTTCGGTTACGTCACCTCACCTGGCGACTTCAACCATGACGGCTTCACCGACCTCGCCGTGGGCACCCCCTACGAGGACATGCCCGGCGACACCGACGGCGGGACCGTCACCGTCCTGTGGGGCTCCTCCGGAGGGCTGAAGGGCGGCACCACCATCGCGGACCCGGCGCCCTCCAGCCACGACCGGTTCGGCTTCGACGTCGCGGCGGGCGACTTCGACGGCGACGGGAAGACCGACCTCGTGACGGCGGACACCAGCAAGTCCGTCCGCGTCTTCAAGAGCGGCATCGCGAAGTCGGGCACGGTCGGCTCGGTCACCGCCGTCACCACCCCGGTGCGGGCGACCAGCCCGTACCACCTGCACAAGCTCACGGCCGGCGACGTGAACGCAGACGGCAAGGACGACCTCGTCGTCAGCGGCAACAACGCCACCAGTGACGGCGACTACCTCGCCAACTACTACCTGCCCGGCACGGCGTCCGGCCCGTCCGCCACCGCCACCGCACTGCCGGGCGGCATCATCAGCGACATAGGTGACATCAACGGCGACGGCTTCGGCGACGTGGTCACCGGCCTGACCTCCGACGCCTCCAACTCCGAGGAGCAGCCCGGCACGTCCACCGGCGGCGACATCCACGTCACGTACGGCTCCGCCACCGGACCGGACGGCGGCACCACCGTGATCTCCCAGGACACCGCGGGCGTCCCCGGCACCGGTGAGGCGTCGGACCTGTTCGGCTGGGAGGTCAGCGTCGGCGACATCAACGGCGACGGCCTCTCCGACATCGCCATCGGCACCGTCGCCGAGGACGGCGCGGCCTCGGGAACGGGCGACAGCGGCGCCGTGACCGTCCTGTACGGCTCGGCCTCGGGCGTCACCGGAACCGGCGCCCAGACCTTCACCCAGGACACGGCGGGCGTCCCGGGCAGCAGCGAGTACCAGGACGCGTTCGGCACCGACGTCCTGCTGTCGGACTTCAACGCCGACGGCAGGTCGGACCTGGCCGTCGGAGTCAGCGGCGAGAACGAGGGCAACGGCGCCGTCACCGTCCTCAAGTCCAGCGGCGGCAGGATCACCACGACGGGCGCGGTGTCGCTCTCGCCCTCGGCCGTGGGCGTGTCCACGTCCGGCACCCCACAGTTCGGGTCGGTCTTCGGAGGCTGA
- a CDS encoding adenylosuccinate synthase, which yields MPALVLLGAQWGDEGKGKATDLLGGSVDYVVRYQGGNNAGHTVVVGDQKYALHLLPSGILSPECTPVIGNGVVVDPSVLLSELSGLNERGVDTSKLLLSGNAHIITPYNVTVDKVTERFLGKRKIGTTGRGIGPTYADKINRVGIRVQDLYDESILTQKVEAALEGKNQLLTKVFNRRAIEAEQVVEELLGYAEQIKGYVADTTLILNKALDDDKVVLFEGGQGTLLDIDHGTYPFVTSSNPTAGGACTGAGVGPTKISRVIGILKAYTTRVGAGPFPTELFDEDGEALRRIGGERGVTTGRDRRCGWFDAVIARYATRVNGLTDFFLTKLDVLTGWEQIPVCVAYEIDGKRVEELPYSQSDFHHAKPVYEYLPGWSEDITKAKTFSDLPKNAQAYVKALEEMSGAPISAIGVGPGRTETIEVNSFL from the coding sequence GTGCCCGCACTTGTGCTGCTCGGTGCTCAGTGGGGTGACGAAGGCAAGGGAAAGGCCACCGACCTGCTCGGTGGATCCGTGGACTATGTGGTGCGCTACCAGGGCGGCAACAACGCCGGTCACACGGTCGTCGTAGGCGACCAGAAGTATGCGCTCCACCTCCTCCCTTCCGGGATCCTCTCGCCGGAGTGCACGCCGGTCATCGGAAACGGTGTCGTCGTCGACCCGTCGGTCCTGCTCTCCGAGCTGAGTGGACTGAACGAGCGCGGCGTCGACACGTCGAAGCTGCTGCTCAGCGGCAACGCGCACATCATCACGCCGTACAACGTGACCGTCGACAAGGTGACGGAACGCTTCCTCGGCAAGCGCAAGATCGGCACCACCGGCCGCGGTATCGGCCCGACGTACGCGGACAAGATCAACCGCGTCGGCATCCGCGTCCAGGACCTCTACGACGAGTCGATCCTCACCCAGAAGGTCGAAGCGGCGCTGGAGGGCAAGAACCAGCTCCTCACCAAGGTCTTCAACCGGCGCGCCATCGAGGCGGAGCAGGTCGTCGAGGAGCTGCTCGGCTACGCGGAGCAGATCAAGGGCTACGTCGCCGACACCACCCTGATCCTGAACAAGGCCCTCGACGACGACAAGGTCGTCCTCTTCGAGGGTGGCCAGGGCACGCTGCTCGACATCGACCACGGCACGTATCCCTTCGTGACGTCGTCGAACCCGACCGCGGGCGGCGCCTGCACGGGTGCGGGCGTCGGCCCGACGAAGATCAGCCGCGTCATCGGCATCCTCAAGGCGTACACGACCCGTGTCGGCGCGGGCCCGTTCCCGACCGAGCTGTTCGACGAGGACGGCGAGGCGCTGCGCCGCATCGGCGGCGAGCGCGGTGTCACCACCGGCCGTGACCGCCGCTGCGGCTGGTTCGACGCGGTCATCGCCCGCTACGCGACCCGCGTGAACGGTCTGACGGACTTCTTCCTCACCAAGCTGGACGTGCTCACGGGCTGGGAGCAGATCCCGGTCTGCGTCGCCTACGAGATCGACGGCAAGCGCGTCGAGGAGCTCCCGTACTCGCAGTCCGACTTCCACCACGCGAAGCCGGTCTACGAGTACCTGCCGGGCTGGTCCGAGGACATCACCAAGGCCAAGACCTTCTCCGACCTGCCGAAGAACGCGCAGGCGTACGTGAAGGCCCTGGAGGAGATGTCGGGCGCCCCGATCTCCGCGATCGGTGTCGGCCCCGGCCGCACCGAGACCATCGAGGTCAACTCGTTCCTCTAG
- a CDS encoding diacylglycerol kinase: MAAFDQLLVVVDPVARRADGESVRIAKDVLGAGATLKVCLPDGPEEFAKALVRRGSRRPVVIGDDRALLRAVALLHRERELAGSVLSFVPVGASLSLARSLGVPTDAVAAARTALEGVARRLDLLVDDSDGVVLGDLRIPPVAHPAAPGSDPAHHWLRTCQSLVRTLAARPPRTTAPAPGPQRLRVEADGVTLVDLDRPVEGVSVAPDAAGRASVEVRPSSVGAEAGPLRVLAHSVTVSGPDFRYRADQVVGGPVRTRTWTVRAGAWGLTLPK; the protein is encoded by the coding sequence GTGGCGGCTTTTGACCAGCTACTGGTGGTCGTCGATCCGGTCGCCCGGCGTGCGGACGGCGAGTCGGTACGCATCGCGAAGGACGTGCTCGGCGCCGGTGCGACGCTGAAGGTGTGCCTGCCGGACGGGCCGGAGGAATTCGCGAAGGCGCTGGTCAGAAGGGGTTCCCGGCGGCCGGTGGTGATCGGGGACGACCGGGCGCTGCTGCGCGCGGTGGCGCTGCTGCACCGCGAGCGCGAGCTGGCGGGTTCCGTTCTCTCGTTCGTGCCGGTCGGGGCGAGTCTCTCGCTGGCGCGCTCCCTCGGCGTGCCGACCGACGCGGTGGCGGCGGCCCGGACGGCCCTGGAGGGAGTCGCGCGGCGGCTCGATCTGCTCGTCGACGACTCGGACGGGGTGGTGCTCGGGGATCTGCGGATCCCGCCCGTGGCGCATCCGGCGGCGCCGGGCTCCGATCCCGCGCACCACTGGCTGCGCACCTGCCAGTCCCTCGTCCGCACGCTCGCGGCGCGACCGCCGCGTACGACGGCGCCTGCGCCGGGGCCGCAGCGGCTGCGGGTCGAGGCGGACGGGGTGACGCTGGTCGATCTGGACCGGCCGGTCGAGGGCGTGAGCGTGGCCCCGGACGCGGCGGGCCGGGCCAGCGTCGAGGTGAGGCCGTCCTCGGTGGGCGCGGAGGCGGGGCCCCTGCGGGTCCTCGCGCACTCGGTGACGGTGTCGGGCCCGGACTTCCGCTACCGCGCGGACCAGGTGGTGGGCGGCCCCGTACGCACCCGCACGTGGACGGTACGGGCGGGTGCGTGGGGGCTGACACTGCCGAAGTGA